Proteins from a genomic interval of Sphingobacterium sp. SYP-B4668:
- a CDS encoding RagB/SusD family nutrient uptake outer membrane protein, which translates to MKRSFKYIATGLMLLAVSACSDSLLDKEPISNFSGQGFYKKPSDAQAGVNGIYNSMQSLFRLNFAYWGEGRADNVTTRHSGDPFALQQNTLTPIINSARWDNFYTLVSRANYAIKYTPQVFGDGDSDLKRQLLGQAHALRAVAYFYLVRIWGQVPLITEPYESVEQELFVQQNTEAEVLAKVEEDLIFATENCASNYSGARNRVLMTKGAAYAFLTQLYMWQKKYDKAIDAAEKVIGDSQYSLVSMSDWNDIFVKGTSTESIFEVGYNETQTNALRILYAIGSDSDYVPSSRFIASIEPGDLRKARIYDVTEVQPRKIWKFFGQGFNDESPDPSSNNIVLTRLADIVLLKAEAHAQLNQPTEALDLLNRIRRRAGLSVMDEAAANNLYGNLVTAVLHERSIELSFEGHRWFDLVRTGTAISTMKPVNGLTDQRNLVWPIHESAVLRNPNLKQNEFYK; encoded by the coding sequence ATGAAAAGATCTTTTAAATATATCGCTACAGGTTTGATGTTGTTGGCTGTTTCCGCCTGTTCAGATTCACTTTTGGATAAAGAGCCTATCAGTAATTTTTCAGGACAAGGGTTCTACAAGAAACCTAGTGACGCACAAGCGGGTGTCAATGGAATCTACAACAGTATGCAATCGCTATTTCGCCTTAACTTTGCCTACTGGGGAGAGGGGCGGGCAGACAATGTGACGACGCGTCATTCGGGGGATCCTTTTGCCTTACAGCAAAATACTCTTACCCCTATCATTAACTCGGCTCGCTGGGATAATTTCTATACCTTGGTATCTCGCGCTAACTATGCTATTAAATACACTCCACAGGTATTTGGAGATGGTGATAGTGACTTGAAGAGACAGTTGCTGGGGCAGGCACATGCTTTACGTGCCGTAGCCTATTTCTATCTAGTGCGTATATGGGGGCAAGTTCCCCTGATTACAGAGCCCTATGAAAGTGTGGAACAGGAGTTGTTCGTTCAGCAAAATACCGAAGCAGAGGTATTGGCCAAAGTTGAAGAGGATTTGATTTTTGCTACAGAAAACTGTGCTAGCAACTATTCTGGCGCGCGCAATCGGGTACTCATGACCAAGGGAGCTGCTTATGCCTTTTTGACGCAGCTTTACATGTGGCAAAAGAAATATGACAAAGCGATTGATGCGGCAGAGAAAGTAATAGGTGATTCGCAGTATAGCTTGGTATCCATGAGCGACTGGAACGATATTTTCGTCAAAGGAACAAGTACAGAAAGTATTTTCGAGGTAGGCTACAACGAGACCCAGACCAATGCCCTGCGTATATTGTATGCTATTGGGTCGGACAGTGACTATGTCCCTAGTTCCCGTTTTATCGCGTCTATTGAGCCGGGAGACCTTCGTAAGGCTCGCATTTATGACGTTACCGAAGTGCAGCCACGCAAGATATGGAAGTTCTTTGGTCAGGGTTTTAACGATGAAAGTCCCGATCCATCTTCTAATAACATTGTGTTGACTAGACTGGCCGATATCGTTTTGCTAAAAGCTGAGGCGCATGCGCAATTAAATCAACCAACCGAGGCACTGGACTTGCTTAATCGTATACGTCGTCGTGCTGGGCTTTCGGTAATGGATGAGGCAGCTGCCAACAATCTATACGGAAATCTGGTTACTGCAGTATTGCATGAGCGCTCGATAGAGTTAAGCTTTGAGGGGCATCGTTGGTTTGATTTGGTTCGTACTGGAACGGCTATCTCCACGATGAAACCTGTAAACGGTCTTACCGATCAACGTAATCTCGTATGGCCTATACATGAAAGCGCTGTCCTGCGGAACCCGAATTTGAAACAAAACGAATTTTATAAGTAA
- a CDS encoding SusC/RagA family TonB-linked outer membrane protein, with amino-acid sequence MKENIRVFSLFIWILCVFSVLPSPMFAQQNQISGKVIDADTKEPLRGVSVVVTGQNAGASTDDLGSFVLSNVREGQSIVFSFVGYTSQTIKLDARNVYTVSLKSLSTELEETVVVGYGRQKKRNLTGSIVSVGASEIEKTTLQDPVSILQGRAAGVQVSSNSGAPGGEMTIRVRGNSSLNSGNNPLFVVDGIPIESNSISSLNGTEGSGLNPLADINPSDIASMEILKDAASTAIYGSRAANGVVMITTKRGAEGKPEVLLNATTGVSSLTRKLSVLNARQYREAVLDSYDAMTVPEDPYYTLIDSLNPMNNGDVDWQDELMRSARQYKIDLSVRGGNQGTKYAWSSSYLDQDGVILNSNYKRFTSRLNVDFNISDRVRIGQSISYTNAVNNRTNAAGSGNLSIIRSLLVRPPNMSMYLPDGSLNGYMIGQRNPVGMALYATNLNKSNRIIGSQYLEIDIYKDLKFRSNVNLDYIAMKEDEFMPSILDYREGYNTGGVRSSGNLTWGNESYFTYTKSIANNHNFGGVLGMSFQKWRYDRTGLDGMYFPSDDIRTLNAASVISNQGVNVASEHAMLSYFGRATYDYRGKYLLEFNLRADGSSRFGRDKRFGFFPSASAGWRFVEEEAIKELGWLSDGKLRFSLGSTGNEAIGDYTSRGEFTLGTNYLDFSGASPTVMPNASLTWETTHQYNLGLELGFANNRILFSTDAYLKKTKDLLYNVPIPSTTGFEYITQNIGSIENRGLEFSLQTRNLQGAFSWNTNFNISLNRNKVTSLPKNLLTNGYIQNGNFHILQEGLPIGVFYGWRFQGVYARDEDNINGVTNGSNGGTFVGGDPIWKDINNDNIINQDDREIIGYAEPKYFGGLSNDFSYKNFHLNVFFQYSVGNEIYSELNHQRNSIVRYNNLSTDALSRWREQGDVTNFPRLIRDDPKQSDSRVQSRWVEDGSYIKLKNVNLRYSLDPNLVKRIGLRKLDAFVTATNLITWTKYTGFDPDVNSYSGLRVGLDEGSYPQSRTFMFGLIFGL; translated from the coding sequence ATGAAAGAAAATATCCGTGTCTTTTCTCTGTTTATTTGGATTTTGTGCGTGTTTTCGGTTTTGCCTAGCCCAATGTTTGCGCAGCAAAACCAGATTTCAGGAAAAGTAATCGACGCCGATACCAAAGAGCCTCTAAGGGGAGTAAGTGTGGTCGTCACTGGGCAGAATGCCGGCGCGAGCACCGATGATTTGGGCAGTTTTGTATTGAGCAACGTCCGTGAGGGACAATCTATTGTGTTTTCATTTGTAGGATATACAAGTCAAACAATAAAGCTCGATGCCCGAAATGTTTATACCGTCTCGCTGAAAAGTCTATCGACCGAACTCGAAGAGACAGTTGTCGTGGGGTATGGTCGACAAAAGAAGCGTAATTTAACCGGTTCTATCGTTTCGGTAGGTGCCAGTGAAATCGAAAAAACTACCCTACAAGACCCGGTGTCTATTTTACAGGGACGTGCTGCTGGTGTGCAGGTGTCGTCCAATTCAGGTGCTCCTGGTGGCGAGATGACCATTCGTGTACGTGGTAATTCTTCTTTGAATTCAGGCAATAACCCACTTTTCGTTGTAGATGGTATTCCAATCGAATCTAACTCTATCTCTTCTCTAAATGGGACTGAAGGTTCTGGACTTAATCCTCTTGCTGATATCAATCCAAGTGATATAGCATCGATGGAAATTTTAAAAGATGCCGCGTCTACGGCTATCTATGGTTCTAGAGCTGCTAACGGAGTCGTGATGATCACGACCAAACGTGGTGCTGAGGGTAAGCCTGAGGTATTGCTTAATGCAACGACGGGTGTGAGCTCTTTAACCCGTAAGCTCAGTGTTTTGAATGCCAGGCAGTATCGCGAGGCGGTATTGGATTCGTACGATGCCATGACTGTTCCTGAGGATCCTTATTATACGCTTATTGACTCTCTCAATCCTATGAATAATGGAGATGTTGATTGGCAGGATGAACTGATGCGTTCCGCAAGACAATATAAAATTGATTTGTCGGTACGCGGAGGTAATCAAGGGACCAAATATGCTTGGAGCTCTTCTTATCTAGATCAAGACGGGGTAATCCTCAATTCTAATTACAAGCGATTTACGTCTAGACTAAATGTTGACTTCAATATTTCTGACCGTGTTCGAATCGGACAAAGTATTTCATACACCAATGCTGTTAATAATCGAACCAATGCTGCAGGTTCGGGTAATCTAAGTATCATTCGTAGTTTACTGGTGCGTCCTCCTAATATGTCGATGTATTTGCCCGATGGCTCACTGAATGGATATATGATTGGGCAGCGTAATCCCGTTGGTATGGCATTGTATGCCACGAATTTAAATAAGAGTAACCGCATTATTGGTAGCCAGTATCTAGAGATTGATATTTATAAAGATCTTAAATTCCGAAGCAATGTCAACTTAGATTATATTGCAATGAAGGAAGATGAATTCATGCCTTCGATATTGGATTATAGAGAGGGGTACAATACTGGTGGGGTCCGGTCTTCTGGCAATTTGACATGGGGTAATGAAAGTTACTTTACTTACACCAAGAGTATTGCCAATAATCACAACTTCGGAGGTGTATTGGGAATGAGTTTTCAAAAATGGCGGTATGATCGTACGGGACTAGATGGCATGTATTTCCCGAGTGATGATATCCGTACACTAAATGCCGCTTCGGTCATCTCCAATCAAGGTGTCAATGTCGCGTCGGAGCACGCTATGCTTTCTTATTTTGGTCGAGCGACCTACGATTATCGTGGTAAATATCTTTTGGAGTTTAATTTACGCGCTGATGGCTCATCCCGATTTGGACGTGACAAGCGTTTTGGATTTTTTCCCTCAGCTTCTGCAGGATGGCGTTTTGTGGAAGAGGAGGCAATAAAGGAACTTGGCTGGCTTAGTGATGGTAAGCTGCGATTTAGTTTAGGTAGTACCGGAAATGAAGCTATTGGTGACTATACGTCGCGCGGAGAATTCACGTTAGGTACTAACTACCTTGATTTCTCTGGTGCGTCACCAACGGTAATGCCTAATGCGAGCCTCACCTGGGAAACGACACATCAGTATAATTTAGGTCTGGAGCTGGGTTTTGCAAACAACAGAATATTGTTTTCTACCGATGCTTATCTAAAGAAAACGAAGGATTTGTTGTACAATGTGCCGATTCCAAGTACTACAGGATTTGAATACATCACCCAAAATATAGGGTCTATTGAAAATCGAGGTTTAGAATTTAGTTTGCAAACGCGTAACCTCCAAGGTGCATTTAGTTGGAATACAAATTTCAACATCAGTCTAAATAGGAACAAGGTTACCTCTTTACCCAAAAATCTTCTCACAAATGGTTATATCCAAAATGGAAATTTCCACATCTTGCAAGAAGGGTTGCCAATAGGTGTGTTTTATGGCTGGCGTTTTCAGGGGGTATATGCGCGTGATGAAGATAACATCAATGGCGTGACCAATGGCTCCAATGGTGGGACTTTCGTCGGTGGTGACCCTATTTGGAAAGATATCAACAACGATAATATCATCAATCAAGATGATCGAGAGATTATCGGCTATGCAGAGCCTAAGTATTTTGGAGGTCTCTCTAATGATTTTAGCTATAAGAATTTCCATCTCAATGTATTTTTCCAATATTCGGTAGGCAACGAGATTTATAGCGAATTGAACCATCAACGCAATTCTATTGTTCGGTACAATAACCTATCTACTGATGCGCTGAGCAGATGGCGCGAACAGGGAGATGTCACCAACTTTCCGCGGCTAATACGTGACGATCCAAAGCAATCGGATAGTCGTGTACAAAGCCGATGGGTAGAGGATGGTTCGTACATCAAATTGAAGAATGTTAATTTAAGATATTCTTTAGATCCCAATTTAGTAAAACGCATAGGACTACGCAAGTTGGATGCTTTTGTTACGGCAACTAATCTTATCACTTGGACCAAATACACAGGGTTTGATCCAGATGTAAATTCCTACTCAGGTCTACGTGTAGGTCTGGATGAAGGTTCTTATCCACAGAGTCGCACCTTTATGTTTGGTTTAATCTTTGGACTTTAA